One Ooceraea biroi isolate clonal line C1 chromosome 6, Obir_v5.4, whole genome shotgun sequence genomic window carries:
- the LOC105276687 gene encoding formin-binding protein 1-like isoform X4, with translation MSWGTELWDQFENLSLHTQKGIEFLERYGHFIRDRCAIEFEYAAKLRRLVKSYQPKKKEEEDYQYSPCRAFKMELNEVNDQAGQREVIAENLQANVLRELNILVKDFKEDRKKHLQEGARLMATLAGQIGNLERARKSYEKAFREAERAVENYQRADADLNLSRAEVEKQRMNMTMKTQQSEEAKTEYANQLQKTNDLQTQHYHTTMPEVFQHLQELDEKRIKNMRNYMMKSVEIERAVAPIIAQCLDGIEKAASEINEKEDTMLVIERYKSGFQPPGDFPFEDLSVAKNYDSNSQLAQPVMQPIHNHLTVKGTVSGGKIKKRVGLFGIFSSNKKLIEVCIALKNNVPGYGDGAKEDCSDLPPNQRKKRLQQRLDEIQAKIQQETAARDGLMKMKGVYEQNPALGDPMSIEGQLNQSSNKLDKLGAELAKFQGYLDEAMRAGVSLSSPSQAPRKPTSNGSATRPLSSRRSSHSGGEESLSRSASDSSVCNANANQPVHKKSAPGTPQPTHGSTNSPESGLGESRTSLPGSGCEEYYHDEVDAQPPLGTCRALYPFDATSEGSIPMYDGEELFMIELDQGDGWTRVRRMSQPIEGFVPTSYIECHLYNT, from the exons GACCAGTTCGAGAATCTGTCCCTGCACACACAAAAAGGGATAGAGTTCCTCGAGAGGTATGGCCACTTCATACGTGATCGTTGCGCGATCGAGTTTGAATACGCAGCGAAGCTCAG GCGTCTCGTGAAGAGCTATCAAccgaagaagaaggaggaggaggattaTCA GTATAGTCCTTGCCGGGCTTTCAAGATGGAGCTGAACGAGGTGAATGACCAGGCTGGCCAGCGGGAGGTGATCGCGGAGAATCTGCAAGCGAACGTCCTGCGGGAGCTCAACATTCTGGTGAAGGATTTCAAGGAGGATCGCAAGAAGCATCTGCAGGAGGGCGCACGACTAATGGCCACCCTAGCTGGTCAGATCGGCAACTTGGAGCGCGCCAGGAAGTCGTACGAGAAGGCCTTTCGCGAGGCGGAACGCGCCGTCGAGAACTATCAGCGAGCGGACGCGGATCTTAATCTCTCGAGAGCAGAG GTTGAGAAACAGAGGATGAACATGACTATGAAGACCCAGCAAAGCGAAGAAGCCAAAACGGAGTACGCGAATCAATTGCAGAAAACGAACGATTTGCAGACGCAACACTATCACACAACGATGCCGGAAGTGTTTCAACATCTTCAG GAACTCGACGAAAAGAGGATAAAGAACATGCGGAACTACATGATGAAATCAGTGGAAATCGAGCGAGCGGTGGCGCCGATAATCGCTCAGTGTCTGGATGGCATCGAAAAGGCGGCGAGTGAGATTAACGAGAAGGAGGATACGATGTTGGTGATCGAGCGTTACAAGAGCGGTTTTCAGCCTCCTGGTGACTTTCCCTTCGAGGATCTATCGGTCGCCAAGAATTACGATAGCAACAGTCAATTGGCTCAGCCGGTCATGCAACCGATTCACAATCATCTCACAGTCAAAGGCACTGTCTCCGGCGGCAAGATCAAGAAGCGTGTGGGCCTATTTGGGATTTTCAGCAGCAATAAG AAGTTGATCGAGGTGTGCATAGCTTTAAAG AATAACGTGCCTGGCTATGGTGACGGCGCCAAGGAGGACTGCAGTGATCTACCACCGAATCAGCGAAAGAAACGACTGCAGCAACGACTGGATGAGATTCAGGCGAAGATCCAGCAGGAGACTGCAGCGAGGGACGGCCTGATGAAGATGAAGGGTGTGTACGAACAAAATCCTGCCCTTGGAGACCCGATGAGCATAGAAGGACAATTAAACCAGTCTAGCAATAAACTGGATAAACTCGGAGCGGAATTGGCAAAGTTTCAAGGCTACCTCGATGAAGCAATGCGCGCTGGTGTCAGTTTGTCTAG CCCAAGTCAAGCACCGCGAAAACCCACTAGTAACGGCTCGGCAACGAGACCGTTGAGTTCACGGAGGTCCAGCCATTCGGGCGGCGAGGAGAGCCTTTCGAGATCCGCTTCGGATTCAAGCGTCTGTAACGCAAACGCGAATCAGCCGGTTCACAAAAAGAGCGCACCAGGTACACCGCAGCCGACTCATGG TTCCACGAACAGCCCGGAATCTGGTCTCGGCGAATCGAGAACGTCGTTACCTGGCAGCGGCTGCGAAGAGTATTATCATGACGAGGTGGACGCTCAGCCGCCACTGGGAACGTGTCGGGCGCTTTATCCTTTCGACG cGACTAGCGAAGGCTCTATACCGATGTACGACGGGGAAGAGCTGTTCATGATAGAGTTAGATCAGGGCGACGGCTGGACCAGAGTGCGGCGCATGTCGCAACCAATCGAGGGCTTCGTACCGACCTCGTATATAGAGTGTCATCTATACAACACTTAG
- the LOC105276687 gene encoding formin-binding protein 1-like isoform X2, protein MSWGTELWDQFENLSLHTQKGIEFLERYGHFIRDRCAIEFEYAAKLRRLVKSYQPKKKEEEDYQYSPCRAFKMELNEVNDQAGQREVIAENLQANVLRELNILVKDFKEDRKKHLQEGARLMATLAGQIGNLERARKSYEKAFREAERAVENYQRADADLNLSRAEVEKQRMNMTMKTQQSEEAKTEYANQLQKTNDLQTQHYHTTMPEVFQHLQELDEKRIKNMRNYMMKSVEIERAVAPIIAQCLDGIEKAASEINEKEDTMLVIERYKSGFQPPGDFPFEDLSVAKNYDSNSQLAQPVMQPIHNHLTVKGTVSGGKIKKRVGLFGIFSSNKLIEVCIALKVCPSSYNRQNNVPGYGDGAKEDCSDLPPNQRKKRLQQRLDEIQAKIQQETAARDGLMKMKGVYEQNPALGDPMSIEGQLNQSSNKLDKLGAELAKFQGYLDEAMRAGVSLSSPSQAPRKPTSNGSATRPLSSRRSSHSGGEESLSRSASDSSVCNANANQPVHKKSAPGTPQPTHGSTNSPESGLGESRTSLPGSGCEEYYHDEVDAQPPLGTCRALYPFDATSEGSIPMYDGEELFMIELDQGDGWTRVRRMSQPIEGFVPTSYIECHLYNT, encoded by the exons GACCAGTTCGAGAATCTGTCCCTGCACACACAAAAAGGGATAGAGTTCCTCGAGAGGTATGGCCACTTCATACGTGATCGTTGCGCGATCGAGTTTGAATACGCAGCGAAGCTCAG GCGTCTCGTGAAGAGCTATCAAccgaagaagaaggaggaggaggattaTCA GTATAGTCCTTGCCGGGCTTTCAAGATGGAGCTGAACGAGGTGAATGACCAGGCTGGCCAGCGGGAGGTGATCGCGGAGAATCTGCAAGCGAACGTCCTGCGGGAGCTCAACATTCTGGTGAAGGATTTCAAGGAGGATCGCAAGAAGCATCTGCAGGAGGGCGCACGACTAATGGCCACCCTAGCTGGTCAGATCGGCAACTTGGAGCGCGCCAGGAAGTCGTACGAGAAGGCCTTTCGCGAGGCGGAACGCGCCGTCGAGAACTATCAGCGAGCGGACGCGGATCTTAATCTCTCGAGAGCAGAG GTTGAGAAACAGAGGATGAACATGACTATGAAGACCCAGCAAAGCGAAGAAGCCAAAACGGAGTACGCGAATCAATTGCAGAAAACGAACGATTTGCAGACGCAACACTATCACACAACGATGCCGGAAGTGTTTCAACATCTTCAG GAACTCGACGAAAAGAGGATAAAGAACATGCGGAACTACATGATGAAATCAGTGGAAATCGAGCGAGCGGTGGCGCCGATAATCGCTCAGTGTCTGGATGGCATCGAAAAGGCGGCGAGTGAGATTAACGAGAAGGAGGATACGATGTTGGTGATCGAGCGTTACAAGAGCGGTTTTCAGCCTCCTGGTGACTTTCCCTTCGAGGATCTATCGGTCGCCAAGAATTACGATAGCAACAGTCAATTGGCTCAGCCGGTCATGCAACCGATTCACAATCATCTCACAGTCAAAGGCACTGTCTCCGGCGGCAAGATCAAGAAGCGTGTGGGCCTATTTGGGATTTTCAGCAGCAATAAG TTGATCGAGGTGTGCATAGCTTTAAAGGTCTGTCCTTCTTCATACAATCGCCAA AATAACGTGCCTGGCTATGGTGACGGCGCCAAGGAGGACTGCAGTGATCTACCACCGAATCAGCGAAAGAAACGACTGCAGCAACGACTGGATGAGATTCAGGCGAAGATCCAGCAGGAGACTGCAGCGAGGGACGGCCTGATGAAGATGAAGGGTGTGTACGAACAAAATCCTGCCCTTGGAGACCCGATGAGCATAGAAGGACAATTAAACCAGTCTAGCAATAAACTGGATAAACTCGGAGCGGAATTGGCAAAGTTTCAAGGCTACCTCGATGAAGCAATGCGCGCTGGTGTCAGTTTGTCTAG CCCAAGTCAAGCACCGCGAAAACCCACTAGTAACGGCTCGGCAACGAGACCGTTGAGTTCACGGAGGTCCAGCCATTCGGGCGGCGAGGAGAGCCTTTCGAGATCCGCTTCGGATTCAAGCGTCTGTAACGCAAACGCGAATCAGCCGGTTCACAAAAAGAGCGCACCAGGTACACCGCAGCCGACTCATGG TTCCACGAACAGCCCGGAATCTGGTCTCGGCGAATCGAGAACGTCGTTACCTGGCAGCGGCTGCGAAGAGTATTATCATGACGAGGTGGACGCTCAGCCGCCACTGGGAACGTGTCGGGCGCTTTATCCTTTCGACG cGACTAGCGAAGGCTCTATACCGATGTACGACGGGGAAGAGCTGTTCATGATAGAGTTAGATCAGGGCGACGGCTGGACCAGAGTGCGGCGCATGTCGCAACCAATCGAGGGCTTCGTACCGACCTCGTATATAGAGTGTCATCTATACAACACTTAG